In Limisphaera ngatamarikiensis, the sequence CGGGGCGACCGGGTTGAGGGCCGGACGGTTGCTCCGTGGCGGCGGATGGCCTATGCTCTCTGTGTTTGAACTGGAGACGTTTTTGGAAAATGACCATGCAGGAGCCGAAACCATCACCTGAACAGGAGAAGGAGCTGCAGGCGGCTGCACCGACCGAGGAAGGGCAGGCGGTGGGGCAGGCGGCCCCCGGGGCGCAGGGCGCCGAGGGGCGGCAGGCTTCGTCTTCTGCTTCGTCCGGAGACGGGCAGCCGGTGACGCTCAGTGCCCGGGAGTTTGAGGAGCTGCGACGTCGGGCGAGCGAGGCCGAGCAGTACCGGGATCGGCTGCTGCGGACCGCGGCGGATTTTGACAATTTCCGGAAGCGGAGTGCCCGGGAGAGGCAGGAGGTGTTGGATCATGCGCATCAGGCGTTGTTGACCCGGCTGATTCCGGTACTGGACAGTTTTGAGGCGGCGCTGGCGGCGCTGGAGTCTCATGATGAGGGTGCCCGGGAGAAGCTG encodes:
- the grpE gene encoding nucleotide exchange factor GrpE, whose amino-acid sequence is MQEPKPSPEQEKELQAAAPTEEGQAVGQAAPGAQGAEGRQASSSASSGDGQPVTLSAREFEELRRRASEAEQYRDRLLRTAADFDNFRKRSARERQEVLDHAHQALLTRLIPVLDSFEAALAALESHDEGAREKLEQGVRLVWQQLRSVLQEAGLTEIDATGQPFDPTLHEAVAVEERTDVPDHHVVRQLRKGYKLRNRLLRPASVVVAQAPRADESGAGTAN